TAAGCCAGGTGTTTACCGCACCCATCACCACTGACGATAGGCGGATAAAAAATTCGCTGTGGAAAGAAAGGTTTAGCGAGAACAGTTGGATGAACCAACCCACCATAGGAGGATGATCAAAATGACTCCAGTCGGGATAAAGCGCATAAGTCCAGTAGTACACCTCATCGTTGTTGAACTCGATGGTGGCGGCAACAAATCCTCTTACCAAAAGCGAAAGAAAGATCAGCCATAAAAGTGGTCGGGTAAACTTAACGGGTGTTCGCAATGGGGAATTTTTTACAAAATTACCTTCTTTTTCGAATGATATAATACACTACATAAATTAACAGGACGGCAATTCCCATCCGGAGTATCCAGGTGCTGAAAAAATTTATTGTTGTGGCCTGCATTTGCGGAGGTTTGTTTTCGTTGTTGCGCACGATGGGATTCAGGTACATCGTTCTGCCATCCTTAAAACTTATTTCGGTACGGATATAAGTATCGGAAGGAATAATCAGGCACGATGCTTTGTTTTGTTTATTGACTTCCAGCTTTACCTTACCGTTTTGCCCGATAAAACGGAATTTTGCTGCCGTATCGCTCACCGCTACAACAAAAGTATCGTTTCTTACCGTAGCTTTCAGCAGGCGTGGAACGATCTTCATCCAGGCAATTTTTTGTTCCCAGGAGATATTTTGTGGTTTTCCGTCATCTATCCCATAGGTTCTTCCTGCTTTTATTGCATCAAGCACATCCTGTTGCTTTGCGGAAGGCGCATTTACGAAAGTGTAACGGCGAGCGATCTTAGGTGGTAAGGTTACATCGTGGGCATCGTCGTCGGCAAGCAGGGGAGCATAATGTCCGGTGGAAAGTGCTACATCCCAATGTTCGGTAGAGTTACGGTAATGATTCAGTACTTCTATACCATCGTAGCCGGTAAGGTAGCGGAAATCCTTTGGCGAAAAGCCGCGGCTGAACTTAGGATGGGCAACAAACACCAACTGATTATGTTTTTTCAGTGTTTTAATTAGGTATTGTTTCTGGTTGATGTTTTGGAATATCGGGAAATCTACCCAGCTCACTTTATCGCTGCCCAGGCACAACTGGTGAATCTTCTGCAGCCCGTAGCCATGTTCGTAAACGGGGATATAGCATTCATTGTCTTTGCCAAAAGTGTTTATTTTCTGGTAGTCCGAAATATTGATCACATCGTAGCCAAGCTGATGGTAACGATTGTAAATATCCTTGCTGTTGTTTTTACTGCCATCGGTAAGTCCGAACCATGCGTTGGAATGCACATGGAAGTTACATCTGAGCCAATGCGCCGAATCTGCTTCCTGGTATGGATTATAAATAACCTGTCCTGAAAATGGTTGGGGCTGCGGAAATTTATAAACCGGGCTCAGCAGGTATTGCGCCAATAGAAGATATAGAATTATGCAAGGCAATAACCATAATAAGCGGATCATTATTTTTATAACATATCTTAATGGCTTTCTCATCGGGTATAAATATTCAGAATTGACATTCTTTATCTATTAAAAGGGTAAAATTATAAAGAAAAACCAGAGCATTAAGATTTTTTATCATTTGGCAGTGTTTCCGACAAAAATATTATTTTTAAAAAATTGCCTGGTAAAGAATGAAATTTTTTAATAACAGTTAAAACAAAATACCGTTTTCAAAAAAAAATTATAAGAAATGTAAAAAAATAATGGTTTCCTTGCATAAATAAAAAACAAGCTGTAAATTTCGAGCGGAAATATTTGAATTTATTTAAATAAAAAACAAAATTATGACATTAGAAGAAAACCCCACGATACCTATAAAAATGTGTTAAGGGAATGGGGATTTCGGAAAGAAAAATACTAAAAATCATAACCACTTAGGTGCAAAGAGAACAAAGAAAAATATATCCTTAGTGCTTTTTAGTGGGCTTAGTAGTTAAAGAAAACAATAATTTAAAAACCCTTTGTAACTTCCTTTTTAAAACACACCGGTGGAGTCCAATTTAAAAATAAGGTTTCGCCGGTTTTTTATAATACTAAAAACAGTAAACATCCGTTTTCAGTATTAGTATTCATATTATTTTGTTTCAGTATTTGTTTCCTCCATTTTTTTTATCTTTGGAAAAATTTTTACCATACCATGATAAACCGTAAAAAGATCATCCGTTTTTCTGTTATCGGCGTAGTTGTGCTTATCGTTTTTCTCGTTATTGCCAAAAAAGCTGGATGGATAGGAAAAGAAGAAATCACCAAAGTAGCTACTGAATACGTGCAAAAAAGAACAATAGTGGAAACCGTATCCGCCAACGGTAAAATTCAACCTGAGGTGGAAGTAAAAATGACCCCGGATGTTTCAGGTGAAATTGTTACCTTGAACGTGAAAGAAGGCGATCCGGTAAAGGCAGGAGACCTGCTGGCACGTATTGATCCTGAAATTTACAGTTCCAACCTCGACAGGATAATAGCTTCACTCAACACACAAAAATCTACCTTTGCCAATTCCAAAGCAAGGTTAGCACAAGTAAAAGCCCAGTTTATCAACGCAAAATCTTCCTACGAGCGCAGTGTCCAACTATGGAAATCAAAAACCATATCTCCGTCGGAGTACGACAATGCCCAATCGGCTTATGAAGTGGCAAAAGCAGAGGTGGACGCTGCTGAACAAAGTGTAAAAGGTGCCGAATACGGTGTTAAAAGTGCCGAAGCCGCCGTAAAGGAAGCGAGAGAAAACCTTGCCAAGACCTCTATTTTTGCTCCCGTTGACGGAACTATTTCCAAACTGAACGTTGAAAAAGGCGAAAGGGTGGTGGGAACCTCGCAATTTGCCGGCACCGAAATCATGCGCATAGCCAATCTCTCCTCGATGGAAGTAAATGTGAGTGTTAACGAAAACGACATCGTAAGGGTAAAAATTGGCGATACAGCCCTGATAGAAGTGGACTCCTACCTTAACCGCAAATTTAAAGGACTGGTAACCGAAATTGCCACGTCAGCAAATACCACCGGGCTCAGCGCCGACCAGGTTACTAATTTTGATGTTAAAATTCGCATTCTCAAAGAATCTTACAAAGACCTCATCCCGAAAGGCGATACGGAAAAGTCTCCCTTCCGCCCGGGAATGTCAGCCACCGTTGATATCCAAACCAAAGCAGAAGTGAATACGCTCAGCATCCCGATTCAAGCGGTTACCACCCGTGCCGATTCTGCTAAAATAAAGCAAAATCAAGTGATTAGCCGTGAAAAACCAAAAACCGGAGAAGAATCTATTTCCCCAAAAACAAACGAACCCTTACAAGAATATGTTTTTTTGTATGTCGGCGGAAAAGTGAAAATGCAAAAGGTAAAAACCGGAATTCAGGACAATATGTACATCCAGGTTGTTCAGGGATTAAAAGTGAAAGACGAAGTAGTTACAGCACCCTACAAAGCAGTTACCAAAAAGCTGAAGGATGGGGATGCGGTAAAAAAAGTGGATAAAGAACAACTCTTTTCACAGGAAAAATAAAACCGGTGCCGGTAATTCTACATATCGAAACTGCAACCGATATCTGCTCCGTTGCCTTGTCAGAAAATGGCAACTTACACTCTCTTCGCGAAACTGCCGATAAAAACTCTCATGCAGAAATACTTGCCGACAGTATCGCACAGGTATTGTTTGAAACACAACTGAATGTACATAACCTGGATGCCGTGGCAGTAAGCCAGGGACCGGGTTCTTATACGGGTTTGCGGATAGGAGTTTCCACTGCCAAAGGATTATGCTATGCTCTTTCTATTCCGCTCATTGCAGTAAATTCTTTGCAGGCATTGGCTGCCGGTTCACGCATTTATGATACCGAATGTGGGGAAAATACATTATATTGTCCTATGTTCGATGCACGAAGAATGGAAGTATATTCGGCTGTTTTCAATTCTTCACTCGAAGAAGTAGAGCCCACTACTGCCCGGATTGTGGATGAGCACACATTCCGGTATTTATTAGATAATCATCGTGTTGTTTTTTCGGGCAATGGTGTACCCAAGTGCAAAACGGTAATTGCAGATGCGAACGCTATATTTTTTGCACAAGTACTCCCTTCGGCTAAGTTTATGATAACTATCGCCGAAAAAAAATTTATGCAATCGCAATTCGAAAACACCACTTATGCCGAGCCTTTTTATCTGAAAGATTTTATAGCAGGAATACCAAAAGTTAAAGGATTACATTAATTTTGCCTGTTTGAATATTGTTAACTGATTCTTTTGTTTAAAGAATTTTATTATGACAAGTTGGTTAGAAGATGCCGAACAACGGCAGGAACATCGCTTAGAAAGATCGCAGCGATATGTAGAAAAAATTCAGCAAAAAAAGAATTTTATAAAAACAAATTACCTTAAAAACGCCAAGGAGTATGAACATTTTATTTCGGTAGTCAACAACCTTACCGATAGGGTAAATGCACTTCCTTTTGATGACCGTCAGCCTTTTAAAAAAATCCATACCAGCACCAAAAAATCGAAGTTAGACAACAAACTTAATATTTTATCCAGCAGTAAACGTCTCGAAAAAAGAAAAAACAGCATCATTCTCCCCTTTTTTAAGGAAGAACATTACAAGCACATACGGGTTTTATATGTTTGTGTTTCTGACAATGCCGACATGGCAGATATAGAAATTAAAGAAACGCAACTCATGCGGGAAAAATTAAAACAGAAAAGCAAGCCCGAGAAAAAAATTGCCGGCATGTCTGTCCGTAGTCGTCAGCGGCACCATCAGATAGATGAACCTGCCGAAGAGCGTTTACATGTTTTATACTCTTTTCCTATAAGCGGGCTGAACGAAAAAATTGCAATGGAAATCATTGAATGGTTAGCTTTTAGAAAAGAATTACGGGATATTTCCATTTACAACCAGATAGAAGAAAACGACAAAAAATTCCTCGGTCGCAAAGTTTAACTATAAAGATGCAAGGTTAGAAATCTGGACTTCTCTTACACCCTTCTCGGTTTGATGTAGTGTACAACATTCATGGGTAAAATCGTGTTCGAAAAACAATATGGCAGTTCTTTTTTCAAAAATCTGCTCGCCAATAGTAGTGGTTATAAAAATTTACTTTTCGTTTATCAATATATCCGGGCTTCTATTTCGCCTTTCAAAACCATCAATCCATTTGTAACGAGTGCACGCATTTCATCTTCACCGGGGTAAACATGTACGGGGGCAATGCAATTCACCCTTTCGATAATCATTTTTACAAACCATTTGCTGTTTGCCATTCCTCCGGTTATTAGAATGGCGTCAACCTGACCCTTTAAAACTGGACACATGCTTCCAATGATTTTAGCTACCTGGTAAGCCATCGCTTCAAAGATAAGCTTGTGATGAGGATTGCCTTCGGCTGCTTTTATTTCCACATCGTATGCACTGTTGGTACCACAGTGTGCAGTTAGTCCGCCG
The genomic region above belongs to Lentimicrobiaceae bacterium and contains:
- a CDS encoding efflux RND transporter periplasmic adaptor subunit, with product MINRKKIIRFSVIGVVVLIVFLVIAKKAGWIGKEEITKVATEYVQKRTIVETVSANGKIQPEVEVKMTPDVSGEIVTLNVKEGDPVKAGDLLARIDPEIYSSNLDRIIASLNTQKSTFANSKARLAQVKAQFINAKSSYERSVQLWKSKTISPSEYDNAQSAYEVAKAEVDAAEQSVKGAEYGVKSAEAAVKEARENLAKTSIFAPVDGTISKLNVEKGERVVGTSQFAGTEIMRIANLSSMEVNVSVNENDIVRVKIGDTALIEVDSYLNRKFKGLVTEIATSANTTGLSADQVTNFDVKIRILKESYKDLIPKGDTEKSPFRPGMSATVDIQTKAEVNTLSIPIQAVTTRADSAKIKQNQVISREKPKTGEESISPKTNEPLQEYVFLYVGGKVKMQKVKTGIQDNMYIQVVQGLKVKDEVVTAPYKAVTKKLKDGDAVKKVDKEQLFSQEK
- the tsaB gene encoding tRNA (adenosine(37)-N6)-threonylcarbamoyltransferase complex dimerization subunit type 1 TsaB; the encoded protein is MPVILHIETATDICSVALSENGNLHSLRETADKNSHAEILADSIAQVLFETQLNVHNLDAVAVSQGPGSYTGLRIGVSTAKGLCYALSIPLIAVNSLQALAAGSRIYDTECGENTLYCPMFDARRMEVYSAVFNSSLEEVEPTTARIVDEHTFRYLLDNHRVVFSGNGVPKCKTVIADANAIFFAQVLPSAKFMITIAEKKFMQSQFENTTYAEPFYLKDFIAGIPKVKGLH